Proteins found in one uncultured Desulfuromonas sp. genomic segment:
- the tnpA gene encoding IS200/IS605 family transposase, whose translation MNNIQSLCHSVWDCKYHIVWIPKCRRKILYGRIRQELGELIRELARQRESLVLEGHLCSDHIHVYIAIPPKYAVAQVVGYIKGKSAIHIARRYGKRSWNFTGEHFWARGYFASTVGRDEEVIRNYIRSQEEVDRRMDQLKLLS comes from the coding sequence ATGAACAACATCCAAAGCTTATGTCATTCAGTATGGGACTGCAAGTATCACATCGTTTGGATACCGAAGTGCCGTCGTAAAATACTCTATGGGCGGATACGTCAAGAACTCGGTGAATTGATACGTGAGTTGGCCCGCCAGCGTGAAAGTTTGGTATTGGAAGGACATTTGTGTAGTGACCATATCCATGTATATATCGCAATCCCGCCGAAATATGCGGTTGCTCAGGTTGTCGGATATATCAAAGGGAAAAGCGCTATTCATATAGCCCGTAGATATGGAAAACGAAGCTGGAATTTTACCGGAGAGCACTTTTGGGCAAGGGGCTATTTTGCTTCCACCGTAGGCAGAGATGAAGAAGTGATCCGTAACTATATTCGGAGTCAAGAAGAAGTTGATCGGAGAATGGATCAATTGAAACTGCTCAGCTAG